From Deltaproteobacteria bacterium, the proteins below share one genomic window:
- a CDS encoding (Fe-S)-binding protein, whose translation MISKNLREEVHNCIKCGICLTPCPVYKQRLVEVASPRGKVQLIRNIMEGNLELSENFVRILFTCLLCETCTVNCPSGLKVDQLMKAMRVKVIEKFGLPGKKKFLFELLTGKRLLPFYLFWGRVLRNNLLPLFPVKGKVGTIPLKKFPRLNRQPFLKKIPEVISVPEPKGRVLYFTGCATNYLDGEIGRATIEILVRLGVEVIVPKDQMCCGLPIFLAGAPKMALPNILKNVALFNRWDVDVVVVECATCGAALKKEYPHFLKEMGEKTEEAMALSQKVLDISQYLMKFDLGKMLKPIKGKVTYHDPCHLLRSQGVKDEPRALLRQIPELDFVEMAEADVCCGGGGTFQWEHPRISENITAQKIESIEKTKANFVATGCPGCRLQIFGNLKKDGVEVIHPVQLIFRSLSG comes from the coding sequence GTGATATCCAAAAACCTTCGTGAAGAAGTCCACAACTGCATTAAATGCGGGATTTGCCTCACGCCGTGCCCGGTCTATAAGCAGCGCCTGGTGGAAGTTGCTTCCCCCCGGGGAAAGGTCCAGTTGATCCGCAACATAATGGAAGGCAATCTGGAGCTAAGTGAAAATTTTGTGCGCATCCTGTTTACCTGTTTGCTCTGCGAAACCTGTACGGTAAACTGCCCGAGCGGCTTAAAAGTTGACCAATTGATGAAAGCCATGAGGGTAAAAGTCATCGAGAAATTCGGCCTCCCGGGAAAGAAAAAGTTTCTCTTCGAACTCTTAACGGGCAAACGCCTGTTGCCTTTTTACCTTTTCTGGGGGCGAGTTTTGAGAAATAACCTTCTGCCGCTATTCCCGGTGAAGGGTAAAGTGGGAACCATCCCTCTGAAAAAGTTCCCCCGCTTGAATCGCCAGCCCTTTCTAAAGAAAATTCCGGAGGTAATCTCTGTTCCGGAACCCAAGGGCCGGGTCCTCTATTTCACCGGCTGTGCCACCAATTATTTGGATGGGGAAATTGGCAGGGCAACGATCGAAATTCTGGTACGTTTGGGCGTAGAAGTAATCGTTCCCAAGGATCAGATGTGCTGCGGGCTGCCCATATTTTTGGCCGGGGCCCCCAAGATGGCTTTACCGAATATCCTCAAGAATGTGGCTCTGTTCAACCGCTGGGATGTGGACGTTGTGGTGGTGGAATGTGCTACCTGCGGTGCTGCTCTGAAAAAAGAGTATCCTCACTTCCTTAAAGAAATGGGGGAAAAAACGGAAGAGGCCATGGCCTTGAGCCAGAAGGTCTTGGATATTTCCCAATATCTAATGAAATTCGATTTAGGGAAAATGCTCAAGCCCATAAAAGGAAAAGTAACCTACCATGATCCTTGCCACTTATTGCGCAGCCAAGGAGTAAAGGATGAACCAAGGGCTCTTCTCCGACAAATTCCGGAGCTGGATTTCGTGGAAATGGCCGAAGCCGATGTTTGTTGCGGGGGTGGGGGAACCTTCCAGTGGGAACATCCGAGAATCTCAGAAAATATTACGGCCCAAAAAATCGAGAGCATCGAAAAGACAAAAGCTAACTTCGTGGCCACCGGTTGCCCGGGTTGTCGGCTGCAGATATTCGGAAATTTAAAAAAAGATGGGGTGGAAGTTATCCATCCGGTGCAGCTCATTTTTAGAAGCCTTAGCGGGTAA
- a CDS encoding FAD-linked oxidase C-terminal domain-containing protein, whose product MLTEKILHEFETILGKERILTSKEDLLSYAYDAYVEEYLPEAVLFPKTSAEVSQIMQVASTHRIFVTPRGAGSGLAACSLAKQGGVILCFTMMNRILEINKPNRYAIVEPGVVVSEFQKEVEKIGLFYPPDPGSATVATMGGTVLMNAGGMRGIKYGVTRDYLMGLQGVLPSGEVIQTGSLTAKDVTGYDLTRLICGSEGTLAVVTRITVRLLPKPKARRTLQAIYNTIDQAGNTVARIVEEGIIPATLELMDKMIIKALEDYAHLGLPLDAEAVLLIEVDGDPESVEKQAGIIAEFCRGQGARDVRVSQSEKESEQLWMARRGAFGAVARMRPTCVIEDATVPVSFLTRAIKEVITIAQRNQVQIAVLAHAGDGNLHPLVLCDLRDKEEMKRVEKAMDEIVDFAMSVGGVLSGEHGIGIAKAKYLPRQLSPQTLNLMRTLKNTFDPLGILNPGSFLECAP is encoded by the coding sequence AGAATACCTGCCCGAGGCCGTCCTTTTCCCCAAGACGTCCGCAGAGGTCTCCCAAATCATGCAGGTGGCCAGTACCCATCGGATCTTCGTTACCCCCCGCGGTGCAGGGTCAGGCTTGGCCGCTTGCAGTTTGGCCAAACAAGGAGGGGTGATCCTTTGCTTTACGATGATGAACCGCATCCTGGAGATCAACAAGCCGAACCGTTATGCCATCGTCGAACCGGGCGTGGTGGTGTCGGAGTTCCAGAAGGAAGTGGAAAAAATCGGTCTCTTCTATCCTCCGGATCCCGGGAGCGCCACAGTGGCCACCATGGGGGGGACCGTCTTGATGAATGCCGGGGGCATGCGGGGGATCAAGTACGGTGTGACCCGGGATTACCTGATGGGTCTGCAAGGGGTGCTCCCTTCCGGAGAAGTCATCCAGACGGGAAGCCTGACCGCCAAAGATGTAACAGGATACGATCTGACACGGCTGATCTGCGGCTCCGAGGGAACCCTGGCCGTGGTAACCCGGATCACCGTCAGACTTCTCCCCAAGCCCAAGGCCCGACGAACCCTCCAGGCAATTTATAATACCATCGATCAAGCAGGAAACACTGTAGCCAGGATCGTTGAAGAGGGCATCATTCCCGCGACCCTGGAGCTGATGGACAAGATGATCATCAAAGCCCTCGAAGACTACGCCCATCTTGGTCTTCCCCTGGACGCCGAAGCAGTGTTGCTCATCGAAGTGGACGGTGACCCGGAATCGGTAGAGAAGCAGGCCGGTATAATCGCCGAGTTTTGCCGGGGTCAAGGGGCCAGGGATGTGCGCGTTTCCCAATCCGAAAAGGAGAGTGAGCAACTCTGGATGGCGCGCCGGGGAGCCTTTGGAGCAGTCGCCCGGATGCGCCCGACCTGCGTGATCGAAGATGCAACCGTGCCGGTGAGCTTCTTGACCCGCGCCATCAAGGAAGTTATAACGATCGCTCAGCGTAACCAGGTCCAGATCGCCGTGTTGGCCCACGCCGGAGATGGCAACCTCCATCCGCTCGTGCTCTGCGACCTCAGAGACAAAGAGGAAATGAAGCGGGTAGAAAAAGCCATGGATGAAATCGTTGATTTTGCCATGTCGGTAGGGGGTGTTCTTTCCGGGGAACACGGGATAGGCATTGCCAAAGCCAAGTACCTTCCGCGGCAGCTGAGCCCCCAGACCCTGAACCTGATGCGGACCCTGAAAAATACCTTTGATCCCCTGGGGATCTTGAACCCCGGGAGTTTTTTGGAGTGTGCTCCGTGA